DNA from Rhinatrema bivittatum chromosome 16, aRhiBiv1.1, whole genome shotgun sequence:
ttgggagttacccagacaaaacttGCTGTTTCAATTTCTTGCCCCCTATCCACTACCACTGCCATCATCAATGACCAAGCAAAATGTTGCCGGTataaaatttaaccagataaaacaAGGTGGCACAGGGATTATTTCCAGTAAACTCactttattaattaatttatttattttaaaaaagtatattcCACCTTTCTCAATTAATATCAATCATGTGTTTTAATCATCAGTTACACATTTAAACAATTGTAAACCTTAAATCATTTACTATATAAAAAGGGTAAAAGCATCCAAAGTTCCAAAGCAATAACCATCTATTCTTAAACTTCCCAACAATTTGTAATCACTGAATAGGCCTCATTTAAAATTATCATTTTCAGACTTTTACTGAATTTCTTCATATCATGTTCTAGTCTTAAGGTAAATGGTAAAAGTTTCCAAAGAACAGACCCAGTACAGGCAAATGCCCTATGTCAAGTCATTTTGCAGCTGGCATTCTTTTACCAGAGGAACTTTCAGTTTCTCTTGGTTGGAAGACCATAAAGTCCGGACAGATACATAAGGGGCCAGGACATCTTTTAAGTAATGTGGAGTGGACCATTATTCTGTTGTGCCTTACATATCATTGTTTGAACTTTGCCCTTAGCCTGTTGGTAGCCAATGGAACTCTATCAAGGTTTAGCCACTCAGCACTGATGTTCAGCATTGGCTGGCCGAAGTTACTCAGTTATCTCTGACCAGCCAAATAGCATGCCTAAAGTTCGCCAAGCAACTTTGTATGGTTAACTTTAGATTGGATACTCAGAGGATCTTTTATcctaagtgctgctgaatatctgaatAAAGATGAATGGATAAATTTACTCAATTATCGTACTCGCTCAACAAGTTATTTTAATATGGAACTCAATGTGCTATGAAGAAAGCAATGTTTGCAAGATTTTTCCATTTTGCTAAGGTAGCACCTTGGCATTGAACATGATGTCAGTCCTGTGTATGTCTCCTAAAATATGGCTGAAAGCATTTTGTGTTTCACTAATGAGACTGATCCACTCACTGCCACATTTAATAACCACATCCTATGGTTTATACAATGTAAACAAGAGAAATCACAGAAGTCTGAACTCCGGGGATTCTGTTTGGGTAATAATTCCCCCCTGAGTATCTGCAACTCCATTAAATATATGCACTCACCCAGCATAAAGTGATGGGAATAacttagtgattagagcagcaggctaagaaccagggaaggCAAGGTTCAACTCcgactccttgtgaccttgggcaagttacttcactctccattgcctcagaaacCTATGTTGTAAGCCCTTTGCAGAATGGaaatacttactgtacctgaatgtatcttgtcttgagctaccaatgaaaaggtgtgagctaagtTTAAGCTAGTAAATGAATCATTGTGAGCTGGAGCTATTCAATCTGCTTCCCTGAAACCAAAGACAAGATAAAAGTCAATCAGCTATCAGCCTCCTAATTCACTCTTAATGAAACAGTGTAGTGCATTCTTATTCACAGAATCTTGCTATTGGAAGCTAAGGAGTGGTTAATACCCACCATCTGACAGAGACTAATGTAAGTAGTATACTGAGATCACATTCTTTTCTATCCTATTTTTAGCTTTTTCATCAAAggaaaataaaggtcaacaaacaaataGTAGAGGTCatctttttactggactaacttagggggtcattttccaaaggtatcgcacgcgaaaagtcccttctTGCGTGCGATACCTAAATAGGGGAGGAGTCCGCACCagaagggaggagtcggggcggcgtcggggCGGACTCCACCAAGatttcgctgacggcgaaaagttaggttaccttatcgctgccaggaGCAAGCCCAATAGCactgtggcgctattgggcgcaaaagccggcagcaattaCACCGCgctggtgtgatcgctgccggttttcgcaggccagccccccgcttcgccccccacccccgttaccgcaggattttctaaggtctgcgaccttagaaaatccagtccTTAATGTGGAAAATATTGCCAAAATATAGAAGGAAATTACAGGTTGCATTACAAAGAAGGTATGGTAAAGTCAGTTTTATCAATTTGATATCTGTCATACTAATGAACATTCATCCTTGATGAAATAGTTTAGCTTTGGATTTGAAATTTATTTCTCTTGTTGGCTACATGTCTATAGTCATAAATGATCAATGCAGTATATTTTGTTGTGTGACTCAGAATTATCATATAATGCTTAACACATAAgacttgatactgttaatgcaactccatcattgctctctgtttcaaaggcagtgggaaaaggggaactggattcagtcagccaccaacatgggccctgacttatACGGTATAGGGAACAAATTAACATGGGCGTAATTGGCAGATACTGAGataagcttactgggcaaactgggtggatccttttctgctgtgatttgtatgtttctatgtaaattatATTTCTAATATTCTTAACCTTATTtcattgaaaatatatatatatattccaagtAATTGATTTCTTGCAAGGTATAAAATAAGTAAACTTTCCATCCTATTAACACATTAACTTCAAAATACACATTAACATGAAATACATTAAAGACTTGGTGTGGATAGGCAGACAAGATTGGCTGTATGGTGTTTTTCTGTGGTCTCATTTTCTGTTTCTATCTCATttaattggtttggggtttttttccttgaAGGACAAACAAAGAGAAGTGATGAGAAAAGACAATCGGACTTTGGTGACTAAATTCATTCTCCTTGGATTTCCTATTGGCCAAAAGATACAATATCTTCTTTTTGGGATATTTTTGCTTGTCTATCTCCTAACCGTGGGAGGGAACATGGTTATAATTATACTTGTGAAGACAAACAGTCGGCTTCACACCCCAATGTACTTCTTCCTGGTTAATTTCTCTATCATGGAAATCTGGTATGTTTCTTGTACAGTCCCTAAAATGCTGCAGGACTTTCTAGTCAGTTCTAAATCAATCTCTGTTCCTGGCTGCATAGCCCAGTGCTATTTCTTCTTTGTAATGGGAAGTACAGAAAATTATCTTCTGGCAGTGATGGCCTATGATCGGTATTTAGCCATATGTAACCCTCTGCGTTACAGCACCATCATGACCCCACAGTTTTGTGGTTTCCTGGTTGCTATCTGTTGGGTTTTCAGCCTCCTGGGTACTTTGCTGCTGATAATTTTCCTTTGTGGTTTGGAATTTTGTGATTCAAATAAAATTGATCATTTCTTTTGTGATATTTCCCCTCTTCTGAAACTTTCCTGTACAGACACGACCttgataaaaatatatttttttattgcgGCTTGTACTGTAATGTTTAGTAGTATTATTTTCACTTTGGTGTCTTACTCCAATATCATATTCACTGTATTAAAAATTCCTTCCACCTTGGGGCGCAAGAAGGCTTTCTCTACCTGCGGATCCCATCTCACTGTGGTTCTTGTGTATTATGGAACAGTCTTATTTATGTATGTGAGGCCAAACTCCAGGGATTCTTTAGAATTGGATAAAGCTGTATCTGTTTTCTATGTTGCTTTTGCCCCTCTCTTAAACCCCTTCATCTACACTCTGAGGAACAATGAAGTCAAGGGAGCACTTTGGAAAGCATTGAGTAGTAACGTTGTCTTTAAGGGGGAGAATTTGTTCTCTTAAAGGAAAGAACATAGAAATTGTTAagcacaaaataataaaaaaaagcttttaccCTCTGTGTTTAATAATTTTCcaatgcccctttttttgcaaAAAGATGCATAATATAGAGGCAATTTGTCAAAGCCATATATTGGATTTAATAGTGATATACTTGGGTGTTGACTGAAAATGTCTTCCAAGCAGCACATATATTTTTAGCTATGCTTAAATAAGGATATTACTCTGGGTGTGTTTAGATCAGGAGAATAAAATATGAcatgtacattcatttttgtAATGTATATGCAGGAAGAGGAATGTCAGTAGAAAAAGAGAGATGATATTGTCCCTTTATATATCCTTGGTGAGATCtcttttggaatactgtgtatagttttggagaccacagcttcaaaaggatataaactggttggagtcagtcccagagggtggttactaaaatgatcaatgatctttgttctaaagcatatggggatagactaaaagatctaaacatagaggaaaggcaagataggggagatatgatgatagagacatttaaatatcacaAAGGTTTGCAGGCACAGGAGGTAAAACATTTACAATAGAAAGGGGGCTCTAGAATGAAGACGTTatgtgatgaggttgaaagggggtagactcaggtgtAATCTTAGGAAACAATTCTTTACAGACAGGATAGAGGATGCATGAGACAGTGTctcagaggaggtggtggaggcaaaaacggtatctgaattcaagcaaGCACGTGATAAATGAAGGGCATCTCTAGcagaagtgatgggaattgtaaaggctTAATAATTTggatagatgggcagactagatgggccaaatggtctttttttgctgttATGTTTCTATTCATTACAAACTTTGCCTCCTGATTATACTATCAACTGGAGACATGAAGACAGTTCCTTCCATATTCAGTATCCTTACATAAATATGTTGCATTACATATCGGTTTGTTGCATGGCACAATATGGtacagacattagggatgtgaatcaatttttgatgatttaaaatatcgtctgatatattttaaatcgtcaaaaatcgtcagtggcgcgatacaataggaattcccttgatttatcgtcaaaaattgtaaattgggggaggggaagggggagggcgggaaaaccggcacactaaaacaaccctaaaacccaccccgaccctttaaaataaatcccccaccctccggaacccctccaaaatgttttaaattacctggggtccagtgggggggtcccggtgtgatcttccactctcaggccacggctgcgttaatagaaatggcgccggcgctacctttgccctgtcaggcaaaggtagcgccggcgccattttggttcctgtcccccaacgtcacgagcgcaggagatcgctcccggacccccgctggacccccagggacttttggccagcttggggagtggggcctcctgacccccacaagacttgccaaaagtccagcggcggtccgggagcgacctcctgcactcgggccgtattgcaaaatggcgccggccatacagccatACGGAGATTAGAAtgacatttcttattttttttgtgttctttccctttcaaaatgatgcaaaacaaacaacaaaatgtcattttattttctcattttagcaCGCTAAAGAGACCATTTATcatgcactaaaatgaaatgaatacaaaatgaaaggaaaaatgaaataaaatgaaaggtTTCTTTTCCATGCACGCCACTAAGAGACAGATATGTCAGTGATGGAAAGGTTGATAAATGGCTTTGGATGGAGCAGGAATTCTccagtgtatgtgtatgtatgtaggaGTGAGTCCTGAAAGGGTGTAGAGGAAAGGGAGGGATGGCAGCGAGCATGCAAAGAAAAACAATGTCTAATGATTTGAACAAATTGcagaatgcttttgaaaatcaaaaacgGCTGTTTACAATAAAAAGCTAAAGGCAGATATGAACTGGGTAGGGCAGCCACGGTCGGccatggtcagcccctgtgacatgttaagggcaaaggctatcagcagccattttgaatactggcaccggtagcccctgtgacatagtgagggcaaacgctatcggtgccattttgattactggcagccgacggcccgcgtgcaggagatcattcccggacccccactagaccaccagggacttctggcaagtcttgtgcAGGTCAGGAAGGtcgccaagacttgccaaaagtccctggtggtccagtgggggtccgggatctatctcctgcactctggccgtcggctgccagtaatcaaaatgcaCCGATAAtgtttgccctcactatgtcacaggggctaccagtgccattggtcagcccctgtcacatggtaggagcacaagattgctccggccatccattgctcctaccatgtgacaagggctgaccaatggcaccggtagcccctgtgacatagaaggtcaaaggctatcggcgccattgtgAATACCGGCAACCGAGGGTGtcagtgcaggagatggctcctgacccccccgctggactaccagggagttttggtaagtgttgggagggtcaggagggtggagggttatacttaattaaattttagccaggaaacaaataagaattaacgcatgtacatatcgggggcccccttgccgaatgcaacatatctgcccccgatgaatacaaatcccgaatgcaacttTTCgcgtccttctgcacatccctattgcatatTAGGTACAGTTATGCAAATAATCTCAGCTCAGACTGAAACCAGGTAAATTTCAGACTGGCTTGAGTTTGTTGAAATTTTCAGAATTTTCTGGTTTATACTTAAAAGAGcactaaaaatatgcacattttttgtggaAATCTCTGAACAATAAGGAGACACTACATTGATTGGTAATTTTCTGTGGGCATCTGCAAAAGCCTTCAGACTGCCCCACCCATTGACTGGTGAAATCCATACTATTTTAGTGGAGAATTAGAAGTGTTTATTATGTAAATGATTCCTGGATTCAAATGGAAGGCAATTACCGCAAAGCAGATTTGACTATCATCCGTGTGAATAATATTGGAAAAGAAAAGCGAACAtttgggccaatgcaatattgtgtgCGGCAGCCAACGCATGGCTCAATGCacgattggacatgcgttttggatacACGTCCATAACCCTTGATGAAAAATAAGGGTTAAgttgtccaaaacgcacatccaatcgaGCACGAGGCTAATAGCGAtcttcacatgtaaattcatgttgctgaggctattagctattacccctccaTGCAAAAAAATGATTACTCctaatgcacacatttttattctcaagaattaatgccttcCCTGGAGCaagcgttaattcttgaggagtcccaaaagtttacagaaaagcagaaaatactcctTTTCTGTAAATGTTTGGTTCCTGCGACTTAATATCTTGCCAatattaaattggagaaaattcagaGTTGTTCATCAAAATTTACTGAGTGGATTTCATCAGGATATCAAGGAAAGCTTTTCACCAGCATTCACGAGGCGTTCACTAGCCACTCATAGAAAGGTTATTGCTTACCACTATGGTCACTGGTctaagtttgtttgtttatttatttatctttcttATACACCGACCCTCACATAGCTCAAGGTGGCTTACACAatttaaaacaacataaaaacaaaaacaaaacatcacaATCAGCAAAATCATAGCTACTCTGAAAGAAAAGAAGATACAATGTCCATTCATTTGGTCTGCTGGGGCTCTGTCAGGAAAGTTTTTATCAAATGCCAAAGAAGATGCAGAGAAATTTAAGAGGTCCAAAAACTTAATAATTTTGTGTAGAAATTTCTTTTTATTCaaagcggcaactccattgctcgaTTGTCAAACATAACAGTTCTCTTTAGGGTTCCACGACGTGGACCCGTGTTTCCCTTTAAACGCTGTGTTTTGTCTTTCCCGTCCGCTCTCCTTGACTTGTCAActttatgaatgttactttgcATCTAAGGTATATTTCATCGGCACAATTTTGAAATTGTCTACCATTCGTTTTGGTCATATCTTTATGAATTCTTATACATGTATTATTTATGTTTCAGTTTCAAAGTGTTTAACTTGTCCTTCCTGATGCAGCCTTCGGGCAAAACATGGGTCCGTGTCAGGAGACCCTAAAGAgttgcaccaggcgcaaacaaaagtacgctggattttataagatatgcgcgtagccgcgcgtatcttctaaaatcctggattggcgcgcgcaaggctgccgattttgggcagctggtgcgcgccgagccgcgcagcctgtcaccgttccctccgaggccgctctgaaatcagagcggcctcggagggaactttcttttgccctcccctcaccttctcctcccttcacctacctaacccaccccccccccagccctatctaaaccccccctacctttatccacggatttacgcctcccggagggagacgtaaatccacgagcgacagcgggctgctggcgcgccgagactcgatccgggggcggttccggagggcgcggccacgcccctgaaacgccccgggccgaaaccacgtctccgggtccgcccccgaaacaccgcatcccgcccccaaaatgccatgtCGTTCTgccccgccccgacacacccccgacacacccctgacacgcccccttcagaaaaccccgggacctacgcacgtcccggggctctgtgcgcgccggcggcctatgcaaaataggcgcgccggcgcgcaaggccctgctcgtgtaaatccgggtggatttacgcgagcagggcttttaaaatccgcctgtaaatgagtgctcatgattgagcgcctgctctcttaaCGAGTGCCGATCTACCCCTCCCAGGCACCCGATGTAATAATTAA
Protein-coding regions in this window:
- the LOC115077281 gene encoding olfactory receptor 6F1-like codes for the protein MRKDNRTLVTKFILLGFPIGQKIQYLLFGIFLLVYLLTVGGNMVIIILVKTNSRLHTPMYFFLVNFSIMEIWYVSCTVPKMLQDFLVSSKSISVPGCIAQCYFFFVMGSTENYLLAVMAYDRYLAICNPLRYSTIMTPQFCGFLVAICWVFSLLGTLLLIIFLCGLEFCDSNKIDHFFCDISPLLKLSCTDTTLIKIYFFIAACTVMFSSIIFTLVSYSNIIFTVLKIPSTLGRKKAFSTCGSHLTVVLVYYGTVLFMYVRPNSRDSLELDKAVSVFYVAFAPLLNPFIYTLRNNEVKGALWKALSSNVVFKGENLFS